The Odocoileus virginianus isolate 20LAN1187 ecotype Illinois chromosome 14, Ovbor_1.2, whole genome shotgun sequence genome contains the following window.
AGCATTTTCATGAAGCTGATGCCCAtgatggggatggggatggggatggggatggggttggggatggggatggggatggggatggggctgctgatggtgatggtgatggtgatggtgttggTGATGTCGCTGTGAAGCCTCAGCTGTTTTCTCCTTGGCAGCCAGAGATACATTTTTACAGAAGtcttcatcttccagtgtctggaatacattttataaatcaCTTAACAAATTTATAGATTTAGCAAGAATGCATGAAAAAATGAATTCTGGAGTTAACATATATGAAAGTCAAACTGCTTAATTAGGTTTGAACTGGTTTTCTGTTTCCAGCATCatattaataagagaaaaaaaattgatctcAGCCTCAACACCTAgacttttcattaaaatttgGTTCCCATCCATATCTAATTATAAAGTGCTTCTTGTACAAAGTTTGCATTTAACTAAAGAATCGTCAAACATTATGCAAATGAATCAatgtaaatgttttgaaaatagacaaaaatgtAGTAAGTTAAAGCTTTAACAATTTACTTAAGCTTCTATACTAGTTAAATCAACAGCAGAattcaaattttcctttccttattaaGAGCATTTCCTAAATTTTTAAGAGTATTGAGGAAGAATTTGAGAGATACATAAGGCTTAAAAAGAAAGCCACTATATTTATATCTGCAGAAGCAAAACTAAATAAACTAACTGGTTAAAAGAACTTAGATTGACTGCAGTAAAATCAAACAACTATCAAATCCTAAAATCAGTTTACCAAACGGAACCTTTCACACCAGTGTCAACAAAGCATCAAAtctaatattattttctaaaacaaactaATTCCTCTCTGATAACTCAAAAGAGCCAATAAAATTAACTCTGCTAATATttactattgctgctgctgctgctactgctgagtcacttcagtcgtgtccgactctgtgtgaccccatagacagcagcccactaggctcctctgtccctgggattctcctggcaagaatactggagtgggttgccatttccttctccattacaaCTACTAggcattttcaaaatttcaaaatactgaaaCAAATCCCAAAATAGGAATCAACATAGCTAACATTCATTCGGCACTGAGTATAAGTTAGACACTGAGTTAGTACTTTATTTGCTTTACTTCAGTCTCATCTGAAAAGCAGTAAAATAACCCTCATGATATTATTATGCAGATTAAAATGTGACGAATGACataacctttaatttttttttaaactgttgatTTTCTTATTAAGTGAGTCATTAAAATGTGAATGACTTTCTCTAGAGTGGGCAAAAATCTAAAGGAAGCAAagcttataaataaaaatttaaaattatttttgaaccTGAGTTCAAATTTTGCCAACTTGCTCTGTCAAGGAAACATTGCTTGGAGTTATTTTCCTTCTCAGTCTGAGAGGAAAAGAAGTTTATTTAATATAAGAAGTTTAGTTAATATAAGTTAAAATCAACTCCTTgagtatattttttataaatcatacatacatatagtgTTTCTCataacaaagaataaatattttagtggttGTTAAGAAAGAAGTATCAGTAATTCCAAGTGCATTGGGTAAGAGTGTCACAGAAAAGCTGACAGTCTTACATTCTTGGTGAGTTAAGTAGTTATCTGGGCCTGGTCCACTTCAGGTAATGCCATGGATAATCTTCGCTATCACTGTGTTCTTATATGGGCACATTCATAATATTGCAATAGTGTATTTTATGTTGGCTGAATTCTTTAAGCACTTAAAGTCATGCAATATCATTTGGTggtaattaaaatatgtaatctGCATTGATTTTTGTTCTCTAAACTCCTCCtagataaaagaaatatgaatcttgaaaagatgttttaaagtGTATGTTACATAACAGGAAGTGTAgctaataataaaaatgactatTGTAGTTTATTTCTAGTATACCAAAAGAAACGCTGATTTAGCTAATTAGTCATGAAACACTAACTTAGATAGCtcttaaaagatttcttttcttcaaagaaaaacaattgaGAAAAATACCTTGAGAGAGCAGTTTCCACATTTATCTTCACAGTAAACAGTCTTAATGGAGTCTTCTACATATGTGAAAGTTAAGAAGGAATAAGGCAAACCAAGATGATATACAAGGCGGCCACATCTGAAAAATATAACAGTCATTACAatattttggcttaaaactcaatattcaaaaaactaagatcatggcatcaggtcccatcacttcatggcaaatagatggggaaacaatgaaacagtgacagacttaattttgagggtttccaaaatcactgcagatggtgactgcagccatgaagttaaaagatgcttgctccttggaagaaaagttgtgaccaacctagatagcatattaaaaagcagagacataactttgctgacaaaagtccgtttagtcaaagctatggtttttccagtaatcatgtatggatgtgagagttggactataaagaaagctgagtgccgaagaattgataacttttcaactgtggtgttggagaatgctcttgagagacccttggactgtaagatcaaaccagtcaatcctaaaggaaatcagtcctgaatattcattggaaggactgatgctgaagctgaaactccaatactttggccacctgatgcgaagaactgagtcacaaagagttgggcacgactgagtgacgaaacTGAAGTGAACAATATTTTCAGTATCATGATCCCACTCATGCACCATCTGGCATGAGGCTGTAGGTTTAATGGTCTTATAACTGCTATAAGACCCTTTCATAACTTCAGTAAATCTCCCTGAAGGGATCTTAAACAAGTTCCCTGGCACTGCATACCAGGTCAGGTCATGACAAGACTATAGTGAGTCTGATATGGTTGCCAGGTGGGAGGGATAGtaaaggagtttgggatgaacatgtacCCACTGTTATAAAgcggataaccagcaaggacctactgtatagcacatggaactctgctcaatgttatgtggcaacctgaatgggaggggagCTAGgagaagaatagatacatgtatatgtatggctgagtcccttcactgttcacctgtaaccaccacattgtaaatcagctataccccaacacaaaataaaaagtttcaaagaaaaaaaaaagactacagtgAGTCCGATACTAGcattgtgaaaaatgaaatagatataTGTCACAATAAATAATGTCAAAATTATGTGGTTAGTTATTGTGATTTGGTCAAATACAATTTTGTAACTGACTCATAAATTCTATCAAAGTTCAAACCACTGACCTCATAAATCAGGTCTGCAAATCACATAATCTTTTCATAACTGCTAAGGCAGCACAAATTCCACACAATAAGAAATCACAGCATAATGAAAAAGATCCTCACGTCTTGACCAGTGGCCCACTGatttaaaaagaatctttaaattaaattttaaaaaagaattcacagCAAAAATTTCAGCAcaatggaagaaatggaaatacactTGGCATTTTCAGAAACAGTAGAGTTGAAATGTTTTTCTTGCCCCCATTTTATCctgtatatacaattttatatgaATATCAAAAGGTTACACTTTGCAACAGATTAAATTAGAAGCTTGCAGTCCTAAAAGAATAACatgtaatattaaaaatacttaagagtaAGACCAAGTGGGTCTCAGGCCTAGGCAGTCTGGCTTACCATTCCTGAAGAGCCAAAAAACAAACCAGCACCAACTAGAAATGATGATAGCAAATAATGTATGCATTGAAGTTCCTTCATAATAcaaacattttattcattcatggaATCAAAAGCAGATTCATACAGATTATGCCTAAATGATTAACATACTTTATAGTTCAGAAATGCAGGTATATAACCTTAAAATGTATTCATAGTAATTGGATTTTAGAGATAAGCCAGTAGTCTGCAAAGTATGGTTATTCATCTGCAAAATTTTTAAGTGAGAATTGTACGTAAGATacaaattgatttttctttttaatcagaaTGCTAATGTACAGGGGAAAGAAAGTATATTCAATTTTCCTTATTTCCCTATTGGAGTGGTGAATTCTTTTGTGTAAAAGGAagtcattttgaaaatactttagTGTGAAAGGAAGTCATCTGGCAAAACCAAACATTCTGATGGGCTCACTTTGAAACTGAGTATTTGGTAACAAGATAAAAGCAGATGTCTTATTTTAAATCACTTATTACATTAAATATGAAGCAGGTACACTGTAATTTGGGGGTgggtgtgcatgcacgtgtgtataAATGTGGGTACACACCTGTCATATATGAGGAAGtcatctttatttccatttaagaGAGTCCAGACATCTGGTTGGTTTTCTTCTTGTTGGTAAACAGGAATATGTTCTGAAACCTTATTTTTAAGATGCACATATTTTAATCGAGAAGAGATTCCTTGATGATTAACAACAACATAGGAGATGTTAGAATATCCTTCTTTCTCCAGTTTTACTCGCAGGTCCTCCAatctaaaatatttggaaaaaatacaaaaaaggaaTAATTTAATTAGTGacttctccctttctcctctaTTTTCCTACATGAaactcttttgttattttttatttactcagacctcttttttatattgttttaaaggACTAAAACTTgtgtttttctaattatttattgaaCTTTTATATTCAGTTAAAACTATATGCCAAGTGCTTGCACAAACATTAGTCCATGTTGTCCTCAAATGAATCCTATGAAGTGTGTATCTTTTTAATCCATCTCCCAGTTACAGAGAAATTGTACCCAATAAGTATTTGGCAAATAACCcaacagatatatatatttagaaattcaTTAAATGACTCAAGACCTTTGGTGGCAAGTATAATGTTTGTTTTACTCTGGCAAAGCTCTCATATCTGCTTCCTATATTGAAATAACTAATCCATTTGCAGGAgtacaatttaaaacattttcattacacAAGTAAGACATATTTAGTAGGCTACTATAAAATATAGGtatacaaaagaagaaacattttacaTAGCTCCAGGAAAGCCACTGTAAACATCCTCCTAGTCTTCTCTCTTCTAACATGTTCTAGGCCAACAAATACAGgttttttaaatgcaatttagtaaatatatcttttctatttttattgttttatgcaTGTATCTATTGAATAGTTATCCACTTAAGAAATTCTAGACCACAGAAAGACTGCCTTACCTAGATGCCTGCAGAATGCACAGGTATCAGCTGGCTTGAAGAAGAGCAACCACGGTCACTGAACCATAGGAGTTCAGCATAGGGTCCTGATCCTTTATGCTCCAGGCTGGAGGCTGCTTACAATAGGAGCTTTGGCCCTGGCTCTCTGTTCCTCCAGCTAGGAGGAGACAGAGAGCCAGGGCCAACCCCAGGCCTCTCCACATGGTGGGGGCTGTCCTGCAAAAGAGAAAACCTTTCTGTCATCTTCACAGTCGTAACAGGAATCTCTATAAACTAGCAGGTATAATTCTACTTTCTACAAATATCTAGCCAGTGGATTCTGTCTCCATGTTGTTGGGTTCTTTGTATTGCTCATCTTAGCACCAAATCTCCCTGTAAAGGGGAAAGATCAGCCCAAGTCAGGGAAGCTGCCTAAGCACCTCTTGACTATCTGGTTTAGCAAGCTACTTGAATAAGCCTGCTATGAAGATTAGCCTGAACAGGCAGTCAAGTGCTTCTCTAGTAGAAGATACATGTTCAGGAGAAAATACATGTCTAGGGAAATTCTGAGAATATGGCCTCTACAAGCAAGTAACATTCTGCAGATATGATTTGATTTTTGAGATACAAGTTCTGACTGCTTCTTTCTATCCTCTACCAATCTAAGCAAAGGAAGGATACATAGGGAATTCTgcatagaaatgaaaagacatcacGGGAAGAGAACTTAGGAAGAAAGGAGGTGGCAGTGAGGGCAGTCTACCAACAGGAAGAGATTCAGATGTTACTGCCTGCCAAAATGTTGCTATTATAGCCAAGGCCAATAGGGGCCAATGAGAAGACACCTGACCAGGAAGAAATACTAGAAATCACTGGGCCTTGTACCACTTAAGATTCACTGAATTCTACACTCTTATGAGTCTACTTGTTGGCTACCACTACTTTCAGGAAGTTCCTGTGACAAGATGGCATGTTCTTGGGTAAAAAAAATGACCCATCTGAGTAGGAAAGTTAAATACATGATGAGAAGTATTCCCAAAACAAGGGCCAGAGCTCTCTGCAGAGAGGTACAAATAAAACACATGAACTGTAGATAGGTGGTGGAAAAAAGAACATATTCAGCAGAgatgagcagagaaagaaaaatccatACATTTATGCaaacatgaatttttaatttcagacaCACCAAGTGAATTGGGTCATCAAGATAAGTGTGCTTATTTTGATATGAGGGTCGGTGGGAGAGACAAAAAAATTCCAGAACTAGGAAGTTGGCACATGTTCAGGCACTGATCTatgataaaaaagtaaaagtactttggggatgggggtggttgggggaggggaggcagctaATGATAAATTACCTAGAGTTGAGCCCAGAGTTAAGAGGGGAGCAGAGAAGCTAAAATCAGACTGATACGGGCTCTAATGCACTAGTAGCTGTGgatagaacatttaaaaaacctgATTACAACTATATGACCATTATCTCCTTTTGCAGCTGAGAAAACTGGCTAAGTGTGAGTTTAGGCAGTTTGCCTAAGTCCACACAGGTACTAAGTCACAGGGAAACTGGATTCAAACCAGTTCTACCAATTCCAACACATGACCTCTTACCTACAGCAATATATTGACTCTTTTCAGATAGGTCACCTTTAGTAACTACAGTAGCCAGAATTTGggggttttaatttatttatttaattgcagtataactgctttacaatgttgtgttcatgtGCTTTCCATCAtgcacaacagcatgaatcagctgtatgtacaatacaccccctccctcttaagcctccctctctcctccatcccacccctctaggttaggACAGAGGGGATTGAGTTTGTTATGACCTAAGATgacaaagaaaacatcaaaattattCAGGCTTTTTTGTTTCTTACTAGAATGACTAGATTTCCCCCACTTTATAGAATATAAGTTCAGTAGTTACAGACCCTTCAGCATAAACTCAGCACCGGGCACCCTTACTCTGCACACCATTCCAACTGGCTGAAGagtgaatataaatgaaaaggTTATTTCACTCATTTCGTTTTTTGATGAAAAAATAAGTGAAGCCATTGGCAGAGGGTACTGGATTACAGAGTTCACACTTCCAGATTTTCCCATCACTATAACCAGGAGGCTGttaactttgttttcttaaaatcacTTTTTACATAAGAAACTTTTGATTGATTACAGCTGTCAGACAActaactatataaaataatgatgataaataaaattagatttaCTGGAAGCCCTTGTGTCTCAgacagtagagtctgcctgcagtgcaggagacctgggttcaatccctgggttgggaagatctcctgaagaaggaaatggcaacccactgcagtaatcttgcctggaaaatcccgtggacggaggagcctggcagatatagtccatggggtcacaaagagtcggacactactgagcaacttcacttaatGCAGTAACAATTAAAATGTAGTT
Protein-coding sequences here:
- the SELENOP gene encoding LOW QUALITY PROTEIN: selenoprotein P (The sequence of the model RefSeq protein was modified relative to this genomic sequence to represent the inferred CDS: inserted 1 base in 1 codon); this translates as MWRGLGLALALCLLLAGGTESQGQSSYCKQPPAWSIKDQDPMLNSYGSVTVVALLQASUYLCILQASRLEDLRVKLEKEGYSNISYVVVNHQGISSRLKYVHLKNKVSEHIPVYQQEENQPDVWTLLNGNKDDFLIYDRCGRLVYHLGLPYSFLTFTYVEDSIKTVYCEDKCGNCSLKTLEDEDFCKNVSLAAKEKTAEASQRHHQHHHHHHHHQQPHPHPHPHPQPHPHPHPHPHHGHQLHENAHLSESPKPDAPDTPENPPPSGLHHHHHRHKGHQRQGHSDNCDTPVGSESLQLSLPQKKLXTKRCINQLLUQFPKDSESALSSCCCHCRHLVFEKTGSAITUQCKEDLPSLCSUQGLLAEENVIESUQURLPPAAUQAAGQQLNPTKPSTKUSUKNQDKLUKUPSN